TCGGAAGCGAAGCTCGTATCAGaaatacaaaattaaaaggGATTTGATGCCATCAAAACAGGACTTTCTGAAACCTAAACgatgctaattttaaaaataacaaatatcaaATCATATCAAATTTTTCCAAGAGTATAATTTTGAAGAAGCATAAGGAAGGATAtcttttccttttaaaattgatatttgataaatttttttatctctttacTTTGCAGATGTGGTTGTCACGTTGTGAGCGGTGATAGcaacaatgtgataaatgtatgGGATTTGAACGACATTTTCGACAATATCACCGATGACGTAATATCTCATCAACCTACTCATCAATATGTTGCTCATGAAGATGCAGTCAATGCTGCGAGGTAaacgtgtttttatttatgttgtatATGTAAGCAAAGTATTCgagtttaaaatgaaaatactgAATCATACTTCTTGGGTTCAGCCTTGTGACGTTCAGATCCTATAATAATGTCCTTACagtgtttttaaaaactgttaGTAATTTAGAAGGGTAGATAAAAtagacatttttttcaaaagcatAACGCTTATAAGCATTATCAGTCTCAAATAATCTTTTATATGACTTAATTAACACCATTACAATATCTGAACTTGGCCTTGTGTCCTTACACCCTCGATTTtgtggctgttctttttaatataaaaaaggacCCTTTTTACCCATATAGCTCATAGGAaacgtttaaatttttaatttgtttattcgATAAGGATAATGTAAGCATACTCTAAACCTGATTGTGTTTTTCGCATAAATGAGGAATGAGgaatttatgaaattttgtcGCTAAGAAGTGATCAATTTATATACTACAGACAAAACCTTTTTCGTTTAACAGTCATTGCCGAAATTTGAAACAAAATGGCCGTCACCAAATGGACGCCAGCAACGATTGACACACCAATTTTCATACACTAATTTTTATACACCAATTTCATACACCACAAATTCTTAAAGATTTAGTTCTTTTATGCAATCGTTTCCATGCTCACAAATAGGAATATATACGCGAGGAATATATAAATGTAAAGGAATAATAATGATTATACTAATTGAAAAGATTCCTGAAGTTATAGTATTAATCAACACGGAAGTGTCTTGTAAGATATATAAGCTCCCCTTACTCTCGAGTGCGAAACGCTATTCCGTTGTACCGAAAGTATGGATTTAAACAAATAGCCTAAGATCATCAGTGGCGAtcattgacaagttcaaaatgcacATTGTATGCCTATGTAAATTCTTGTGACGGCGAACTCCGAAGTGAGCTGTATTGTTCCCTCGTGTTTTATCGTCCATTGTTGTAGTTCTACTTGGAATTATCAGAGGAACGAAAGGTGTAGCTGTTTCTCTTGTTGTCATATTTCATGAAATAATAGTTACAACTACTTTACACCTACGCCAAATATACAGTACTATTCAAAGTTCGCTACTAAACTATAATAACAAGCTTTTTTTATATCATAGCTTACACCCAACTAAATCTCTGCTGGCTACAACATCTGGTCAACGTCATTTTATCGTCGACGATTCTGATTCAGATTCTATGGAAACAGACAATAAAACTATACATAATTTTGATAATTCATTAAGAATTTGGAGCATTTAGTATTTTTTAGTTTAAGAAAAgagaaaactttttcttttgtgttttaacTGTAAATGTTTTATGACATTATCACCTAATTTTGTATCCACCTCGAGGGAGAAAGTGTGTTTGAATCAACCTTACAATTTCGACTGCCTGTTGTGTGGACTCATTCAGAAAGTAGATACTCTTCAAAACTAGTTTTAATATCAGATGAACACTTTTTACCAGATGTATTATCAACGGTGACAAAAACCTGTGACCATTTTTAATCTCGGTCCACCGAGTCCTTGCGTTTCAGATTAGATCTTGTGCAAATTCTTGTATAGGTGTGCGATCTTCCTTCACGTTGCATCCAGTGCTTCTCTATTATATTGGTTCGATGCAGGAATTTACGGGCTATTTTTCGGCTTGTTTTTCGTGTCTCATATGCGTTCCATCCTgatgtcaaaaaatatatttgaaaccACTTTGTATGTATGTGTGTATGTGTGTATGGATGGATGGAGGGATGGAGGGATGGAGGGATGGagggatggatggatggatggttTTTAACACTGTCTTTTGTTGTCGCATGTTCAAGACAACATTCATGTAGGTTCCGGTCTGTTTTACCGATGTAAATATTTGAACAACCAGGACAACAAAAACGGTATACTAAATTTGACTCGTTTTATCTTTGTTACTCgtgaaataactgatttttgttgtagaATAAGTTAGTTTCAGGATAAGTTTCACATTTCGACGGACATACCTCCGCAATTTCCTTTCTAAAGATCAAACTAAGTGTTGACTTTGACCGCCAAAGTAAGTCTTAATCCTTTAAAAAACCCTTGTCGCTCACAAGTTGATTTTGTTGCCCAAAATTGAAGCCATTCAACAAGTTTGTTACCCAGACAAACACGATCCCATACCCTGTTgggttttttatttatacaaggAGGAAAGCGTAAGGCTTTGTGATAACAATAATTATCAGTCTATCTTCTgcataagaagaaaaaaaaaagatttttttttaaatttgatgaatcaatatttttttcctctttcgttattattattattattattattattgttattattattattatgaatgtttatacaggatggatataattcagtttttaaaaaactgctcttAATATATgtcctgtgaaaaataaaattataaaatattattattatataacagTTAAAAACATGAGTTAAAAATACTAGCTTTACAATAAagcataaaataatttattacaggTTAAAATAGCTTTTAGTTTTTCTTACGAAACTTGGTAAAGTATCCGAATTTCGATTGGCAAGTCATTATAAATCTTTGATCccataaatttaaaaccagATCTATTTACTTCAAGTCTCACTCTAGGTATTGTCAGTAAGTAATTGTTGTTTCGGGTGTTTCTACTGTGCGATCTTTTCTCGAAGAAATCTTCAAAATTGCTACACACTGCTTTTTCCAAGCATTTTCTGACGAGCATGACAgcatgtttctttattttattcatAATTGGTACTTGACGTTTCTCTGTCACCTTCGCAATTCTTCTATCAAGCGATTGAAGCTTATTTTGCTGGCCGTTGGTAAGATTCAGGTTTGTAGTGCTGCAGTAAAGAAGTGTTGGCAGCAGCATTCCGACATATATTTTAGTGATGGCATTGTTCGTTAAGTTGGATTTCAATGAGAGTAGTAAACGAAGCTTAGTAGACATTTTCTTGTAAAGACTTATAAAGTGATGGTTCATTGACAAAGTCTGGTCGAGAACAGTCCCAAGATATCGATATTCGGTGGTTGCGTTAATTAGCTTTCCGTTGATTTCCAAGTTCAAGGTTGATccgtttttattcaaatttttgcgAGTGCCGAATATCATCGATTCGGTTTTTCCATCCTTCAGATTTAATACAAGTTCGTTTTCAATGAAGTATCTGTCTACGTTTTTCAATTCAGCGTTGAAAGCGATCTCAAGTTGCTGGCTTGTTTTTCGTCCAATGTATAACACGGTATCGTCCGCAAAGTTTAGTACTCTAAAATGTTTCAAACAATTTTCGAAATCATTGAAGTAGATTAAAAAGAGACAGGGTCCAAGAATGGACCCCTGTGGTACACCACAAACAATGGGGTTGGGCAACCAGTTTAGTGACAAACCTTTGACTCCATAACTTCTTACTTTTTGACAGGAGAATGGAGTGGCTTAAAGTATCGAAAGCCTTCGACAGGTCAACGTAAAGCGCACCTGTTAAATTTCCTTTGTCCATCTCCTTCCTGATTTCCTCTGTCAGATAGAGTTTGGCTAATTCGGAAGATCGTTTCTTGCTGTATCCGTATTGGTTGggtgttaaaatttcattttcttcaagATAGTTCACAAGTTGAACATAAACAGCTCTCTCCATTATTTTAGATTTGACCGGTAGGATGGAGATCGGTCGATAGTTTGACATTTCGTCCATTTTCCCACCCTTGTGGAGTGGGATGACTTTCGCCAACTTCCATTCAGTTGGTATGGTGGCTGTTTTTAGCGACAAGTTGATGATGAACGATAAGGGACTTCATAACGCTGTGGCTCCGTCTTTCAAAAGTCCTGATGGTATTTGGTCATAACCTGTAGCTTTCTTGCGCTGCAACTTCTTCAGCTGACTTTCAACAAATACATTTGAAACGTAAGTGAATGCAAAAACAGTATTCGTATTTTCATTCACTTGACTTGGCTTACTCCATATAAATTCCTTCATTGGCAGTGCAAGAGATTTAAGTTTATTTGCACATGtggaaaaatatgaacaaaaactaCCAGCTTTTGTTAAGTTTTCTGCAGCCGATGTACATGTTCCATTGTTTTCCGACTTCCCTTTTGTTGGAAAAatgcttttaataattttctttaggTTTTTATAAAGACTCCTATCAGCACTGTTGCCTGATTTTCGTGCCTTCCTCTAGACAGTATCTCTGCGAGACATAAGTCTCCTAACCTCCGTACCTAACCACGGGCACTTGCCTCCCTTCACTCTCTTTTGTATGAGCGGCGCGTGTTTATCGATTAcggttaacaaaatatttttaaaataactccACGCACTAATTACATCAGTCAATGTGTACAAATGCTtccaattttgtttatttaattcttttaaaaaatcatcatGGTTGTAGTTGGTATAATTACGACAAGTAATTACTTTTGGTGGAAGTTTTTGACCAGTGTGTCTTCGAACGCAAGCGACGCAATCGTGATCGCCAATACTCAAGGGTTTAACTTTCGTGGAACGAATTAGCGAGTGATTGTTTGTATAAATCAAATCTATAAGGGTGCTTGATTCTCTTGTTGTTCCCGTAGCCGCTGTTACCAACTGTTTAAATCCCTGGACAGCCATTAGCTCCGTAAATTCTGaatgatcatttttatttttatagttaacATTAAAGTCGCCCATAATGATAACTTCTAGCGATAGGTCGTTAACGGTCTCAAGCGTATATTGAAAATATTCTTTCCACTTCTTGTGTAAGTGAAGTGAATTGCCCGGGGGTCGGTAGATACAGCAAATTAGATAATGTTTCGCTTTTTCCGGGCATATTTCGATCCaaatgttttctaaaaattcacATTCAAGGTCTTCTCGTCGTTTTCAGTTTATATTCTCCGATACGTATATAGCAACACCTCCTCCTAGGCCAGTTTTTCGTCTCTTTTCTACAAACTGGAACCCCGGAATACAAAACAAGTTATCGCTTTATGTGTCTCTGAGAGAGATAAAATTGAGTTTTTCTCTCCCGAAAATCAAGCCTTAAGATTTGGTAAACAATTTGTCAAACCTCTACAGTTTTGGTGAAATAACTTTACTCCTTTTCTGAAAGTAAAATCTGTTAATCGGCTTGGGCACGCTTCAATATCTCCTGCTATCAATAAAAGTAGCGGTAAAAACAAACTGCGTTTTACGTAAGCTAAATTCCTGCTCTTTTGATACTGCCATAAACAACCAAAAGAAATTGCAGCATCCACTCGTGTTAGATTTGTTGAAACTTCACTATTTGTGAACAGTGGCTTCTTTACAAGTATaccaataattaaaacaacaagaatCTTTGTCAAGAGCCAACTTGCGTCCGCTCTGGCCGCCATCTGCAATAGAAagctataaatataaatataatataatatataaatataaatataatataataaatatataatagaAAGTTAAAACTGATTCGCCAAATATTCTCACAAAAAGAATTTATTCTACGAAATTTATCATCACATTTGCGAGCATTGAATCGATGTTCAATGCGTGCAGGTGCTATGTAAGTAATCAAGGTATGGCGAACAATCAATGGTAAATGTTTAATAATGTTCTCCACAAGCAATAACGAACGCTATTGTTATATTACACAGGCCACATATCACTACTCAttccaaatatttataaagGACTTAGGACTTAGGAACttaggttgctgctataattcattgcccggtcgtgggccatggtgttattaccgatgaggtaaaagtcgcgaacacttttgtaagcaagtcattttgggccacgagcttaatatgtacttcctttcgtttagatacgaggaccttcggaagattatatgcgaactttagtgtactcattgttgtaaaaatatgttgtcaaataaatacctctaatata
Above is a window of Hydractinia symbiolongicarpus strain clone_291-10 chromosome 3, HSymV2.1, whole genome shotgun sequence DNA encoding:
- the LOC130635562 gene encoding telomerase Cajal body protein 1-like; its protein translation is MRNTTMPLFKLLRAVNTNQRIQFDIDRCGCHVVSGDSNNVINVWDLNDIFDNITDDVISHQPTHQYVAHEDAVNAASLHPTKSLLATTSGQRHFIVDDSDSDSMETDNKTIHNFDNSLRIWSI